One genomic window of Paenarthrobacter ureafaciens includes the following:
- a CDS encoding DUF2017 domain-containing protein: protein MAKAFKYGLKGITGYLEPAERDLLRGLLDDVISMLESEAKENEDPLAAMIGLDMDVKKPADRALLRLLPNVMKDDDAGSLEFRQLTERSVRESKIGALRATAMGLDKDDLVLTPADAQRWSMALNDVRLVLAERLDIRDEADADHVHSMQDWSQAEDVESYLALVYNFTTWLQESLVQSMLAARQAKP, encoded by the coding sequence GTGGCTAAGGCATTCAAATACGGACTCAAGGGCATCACCGGCTACCTCGAACCGGCCGAACGGGATCTTCTTCGCGGGCTTCTGGACGACGTCATTTCCATGCTCGAGTCTGAGGCCAAGGAGAATGAAGATCCGTTGGCGGCCATGATCGGCCTGGACATGGACGTGAAGAAGCCTGCCGACCGCGCCCTCCTGCGGCTGCTGCCCAACGTGATGAAGGACGACGACGCCGGCTCGCTCGAATTCCGGCAACTCACCGAGCGCTCGGTGCGGGAAAGCAAAATCGGTGCCCTGCGGGCAACGGCAATGGGGTTGGACAAGGACGACCTCGTCCTGACGCCGGCCGATGCCCAGCGTTGGTCCATGGCGCTGAACGATGTCCGCCTTGTCTTGGCCGAGCGCCTCGACATCCGGGACGAGGCTGACGCCGACCATGTCCACAGCATGCAGGACTGGAGCCAGGCCGAGGATGTTGAGAGCTACCTGGCCTTGGTCTACAACTTCACCACGTGGCTCCAGGAGTCGTTGGTTCAGTCGATGTTGGCCGCGCGGCAGGCGAAGCCCTGA
- a CDS encoding MBL fold metallo-hydrolase has product MKLTIVGCTGSFPGPGSPASCYLVTAHDGEREWKIVMDLGSGALGAIQRYTDLEDIDAIFLTHLHPDHCMDLCGLHVAVRWKPGGWGRDRLPVWGPAATADRMATAYGLDLDPGMHEEFDFTNWAEQKPVTVGPFTVTPYGVNHPVEECYALRVTATEPGKDGTPVTRVLTYSGDTDSCQGLEDAAQGADLFLCEAAFEEGRDDAIKDVHLTGKRAAEAAVNAGAKRLLLTHIPVWTSQTKVMAEAKPVFSGDVAVAVAGVHYTV; this is encoded by the coding sequence ATGAAGCTGACGATCGTGGGCTGCACGGGCTCATTCCCGGGACCCGGCTCGCCGGCGTCGTGCTATTTGGTGACCGCCCACGACGGTGAGCGCGAGTGGAAAATTGTCATGGATCTCGGCAGTGGCGCCCTGGGGGCCATCCAGCGGTACACCGACCTGGAGGACATCGACGCCATTTTCCTGACCCACCTGCACCCGGACCACTGCATGGACCTCTGTGGCCTGCATGTTGCTGTCCGATGGAAGCCGGGCGGTTGGGGCCGTGACCGTCTTCCCGTGTGGGGTCCCGCTGCGACGGCGGACCGGATGGCAACCGCGTACGGGCTCGACCTTGATCCCGGTATGCACGAGGAATTCGACTTCACCAACTGGGCGGAGCAAAAGCCCGTGACGGTCGGACCCTTCACCGTGACCCCGTACGGCGTGAACCATCCGGTGGAAGAGTGCTACGCATTGCGTGTCACCGCAACAGAGCCGGGCAAGGACGGCACGCCGGTGACCCGGGTGTTGACGTATTCCGGGGACACCGATTCCTGCCAAGGCCTGGAAGACGCGGCGCAGGGAGCGGACCTTTTCCTGTGCGAAGCGGCCTTCGAGGAAGGCCGCGATGACGCCATCAAGGACGTCCACCTCACCGGGAAGCGTGCCGCGGAGGCTGCGGTGAACGCTGGAGCCAAGCGGCTGCTGCTGACCCACATCCCCGTCTGGACGTCCCAGACGAAAGTGATGGCTGAGGCCAAGCCGGTGTTCAGCGGTGACGTCGCTGTGGCTGTTGCAGGGGTCCACTACACGGTCTAG
- the rph gene encoding ribonuclease PH, giving the protein MTSEATAAPVIRADGRTPDQLRPISITRGWSKQAEGSALIEFGNTRVLCTASLTEGVPRWLKGEGRGWVTAEYAMLPRATNTRSDRESVKGKIGGRTHEISRLIGRSLRSIIDTKALGENTIVLDCDVLQADGGTRTAAITGAYVALAEAIRFARENKLISRHAEPLVDTIAAVSVGIIDGVPMLDLPYVEDVRAETDMNVVVTGSGKFVEVQGTAEGAPFDRDELNALLDLALIGTGQLAAIQRETLAEAP; this is encoded by the coding sequence ATGACTTCAGAAGCAACAGCCGCCCCCGTTATCCGTGCCGATGGCAGGACCCCCGATCAACTCCGCCCCATCAGCATCACCAGGGGATGGTCCAAGCAGGCCGAAGGGTCCGCGCTTATCGAGTTCGGCAACACGCGTGTGCTGTGCACTGCTTCCCTCACGGAAGGCGTCCCGCGGTGGCTCAAAGGCGAAGGCCGCGGTTGGGTCACCGCCGAGTACGCGATGCTGCCCCGGGCTACGAACACCCGGTCCGACCGTGAATCCGTCAAGGGCAAGATCGGCGGCCGCACCCATGAGATCTCCCGCTTGATCGGGCGGTCGTTGCGCTCCATCATCGACACCAAGGCCTTGGGCGAGAACACCATTGTCCTTGACTGCGATGTCCTCCAAGCCGACGGCGGAACCCGCACCGCGGCGATCACCGGCGCCTACGTTGCGCTTGCCGAAGCCATCCGCTTCGCCCGGGAGAACAAGCTCATCTCCCGGCACGCAGAACCCCTGGTGGACACCATTGCAGCTGTTTCCGTGGGGATCATCGACGGCGTTCCAATGTTGGATCTTCCCTACGTGGAGGATGTCCGCGCAGAGACGGACATGAACGTAGTGGTCACCGGCTCCGGTAAGTTTGTGGAAGTCCAAGGCACTGCCGAAGGCGCTCCTTTTGACCGTGATGAACTCAATGCCCTTCTGGACCTTGCCTTGATCGGGACGGGCCAGCTGGCAGCCATCCAGCGCGAAACCCTGGCGGAGGCGCCGTGA
- the clpS gene encoding ATP-dependent Clp protease adapter ClpS — protein sequence MSPSVAFGTDIDERTEASELAATDVLTAPDIPWNLVIWNDPVNLMSYVSYVFQSYFGYSESKAHKLMMEVHRKGRSIVAHGSKEQVEQHAVAMHGFGLWATVEKAASGNETPGKGGRQSG from the coding sequence ATGAGCCCTAGCGTTGCGTTTGGTACGGATATTGATGAACGGACGGAAGCTTCAGAGCTGGCTGCCACTGATGTCCTGACCGCCCCGGACATCCCCTGGAACCTTGTGATCTGGAACGACCCCGTCAACCTCATGAGCTACGTCAGCTATGTTTTCCAGAGCTACTTTGGCTATTCCGAGTCCAAGGCACACAAACTCATGATGGAAGTTCACCGGAAAGGCCGGTCCATTGTGGCCCACGGGAGCAAGGAGCAGGTTGAGCAGCACGCTGTAGCCATGCATGGCTTCGGCTTGTGGGCCACCGTGGAAAAGGCCGCCAGCGGCAACGAAACACCCGGAAAGGGCGGCCGCCAGAGTGGCTAA
- the murI gene encoding glutamate racemase, translating into MTSASGNSTGVSTELMGARPIGVFDSGVGGLTVARSIIDQLPNESILYVGDTAHGPYGPLPIAEVRANALGVMDELVDSGVKLLTIACNSASAAVLRDARERYTARYGIPVIEVIQPAVRRAVSATRTGRIGVIGTSATVGSRAYEDTFAAAPDLSITSVACPSFVNFVEAGITTGPELLAAANEYLEPLKQSNVDTVVLGCTHYPLLTGVISFVMGEDVTLVSSAEETAKDVYRALANGGIQRTEASAPSHEFIATGDAAQFETLARRFLGPEVLSVKHVDHVSAQYPTGSLARITPEMLAAARAGAGLARRSYFVQPDNGTRAATESGL; encoded by the coding sequence ATGACTTCAGCATCGGGCAACTCAACAGGCGTTTCCACTGAGCTTATGGGCGCGCGTCCGATCGGTGTTTTCGATTCCGGTGTTGGTGGCCTGACGGTGGCCCGCTCCATCATCGACCAGCTCCCCAACGAGTCAATCCTGTACGTGGGGGACACCGCCCATGGACCCTACGGGCCGTTGCCTATTGCCGAGGTCCGGGCCAATGCCCTCGGCGTCATGGACGAACTGGTGGATTCGGGCGTCAAGCTGCTCACCATCGCCTGCAATTCCGCCTCGGCCGCGGTGCTTCGGGACGCCCGGGAGCGCTACACGGCCCGTTACGGAATTCCGGTCATCGAGGTGATCCAACCGGCGGTCCGGCGCGCAGTGTCCGCCACCCGGACCGGGCGCATCGGAGTCATCGGGACATCTGCCACCGTGGGTTCCAGGGCCTACGAGGACACCTTTGCCGCGGCTCCGGACCTTTCGATTACGTCCGTGGCCTGCCCCTCGTTCGTAAACTTCGTCGAGGCGGGAATCACCACGGGCCCGGAGCTCCTGGCGGCAGCAAACGAATATCTGGAACCACTCAAGCAGTCCAACGTGGACACCGTAGTCCTGGGCTGCACGCACTATCCCTTGCTCACCGGCGTGATCTCGTTCGTGATGGGTGAGGACGTCACCCTCGTCTCCAGTGCGGAGGAGACCGCCAAGGACGTCTACCGGGCCCTGGCGAACGGCGGCATCCAGCGGACTGAGGCAAGTGCGCCCAGCCATGAGTTCATTGCCACCGGTGACGCAGCCCAATTCGAGACCCTTGCCCGCAGGTTCCTTGGGCCGGAAGTTCTCTCGGTCAAGCATGTCGACCATGTCTCCGCCCAGTATCCAACAGGTAGCCTTGCCCGTATTACGCCGGAGATGCTTGCAGCGGCCAGGGCCGGGGCGGGCTTGGCCCGCCGGTCCTATTTCGTCCAGCCGGACAACGGTACGCGGGCTGCGACGGAGAGTGGACTATGA
- the rdgB gene encoding RdgB/HAM1 family non-canonical purine NTP pyrophosphatase: MSGTNPQDGGPVLVLATHNKGKLRELRELLRGQVPGVDVDTQVVDAAAVGAPDVAETGVTFAENSLLKARAVAEATGLVAIADDSGLAVDVLGGAPGIFSARWSGKHGDDAANLQLLLAQLSDVPDASRGAAFVCAAALAVPGPAGISRETVEYGQLEGTLLREPRGDGGFGYDPILQPKGMDRSCAELGFEEKNAISHRGQAFRALLPAIVEALSEPRG; encoded by the coding sequence GTGAGCGGCACCAACCCGCAGGACGGTGGCCCGGTGCTGGTTCTGGCCACGCACAACAAGGGCAAACTGAGGGAGCTCAGGGAACTGCTCCGCGGGCAGGTGCCCGGCGTGGACGTGGACACCCAAGTGGTGGATGCAGCTGCCGTAGGTGCCCCTGACGTTGCCGAGACGGGCGTTACCTTCGCGGAGAACTCACTCCTGAAGGCCCGGGCCGTTGCCGAAGCCACCGGACTGGTTGCCATTGCCGACGATTCCGGCCTTGCCGTGGATGTCCTGGGCGGGGCGCCGGGGATCTTCTCTGCGCGCTGGTCGGGCAAGCACGGTGATGACGCTGCGAACCTGCAATTGCTGCTTGCCCAACTCTCCGACGTTCCCGATGCCTCCAGGGGCGCTGCGTTTGTGTGTGCAGCAGCGTTGGCAGTGCCCGGCCCGGCCGGGATCTCCCGTGAAACGGTTGAGTACGGCCAGCTTGAAGGGACCCTGCTTCGCGAACCCCGCGGCGACGGTGGTTTTGGTTACGATCCCATCCTGCAGCCCAAGGGCATGGACCGCAGTTGCGCAGAGCTGGGCTTCGAGGAGAAGAACGCGATCAGCCACAGGGGACAGGCGTTCCGCGCCCTTCTTCCTGCGATCGTTGAGGCCCTCTCCGAACCCCGCGGTTAG